In Cryptococcus neoformans var. neoformans B-3501A chromosome 11, whole genome shotgun sequence, the genomic window CACACCTCGATAATTAACCACCGAAGATTCGCCGATGAAGATACCGTTCATTTCGCTAGCAGTCGTCTTGAGCATAGTTGAACAACCACTGTAAAGATAGTCAGGTCACAAGGTTGAGATCGTACGTAGACATGTCTTCAAGGAGGCCCCAACACCACTAACATTTCACACGCCTTGAGCACACCATCAATCCCATTCAAAATCTGTACCTTGCACTTGCGGATGCCGATCAAGTCTCTGAGCTCCCAGTCCTGCGAGAGTAGGCTGCCGGCAGTCTTTCGGTAATCTGTAATAATCTGTATAGTCCATCAGCGAAATTCCAAACGCCATGTGGAGCGGTCACATACCAGCGTCATATCTATATCCAAAAACACCCAAATCCTTGAAAGACAATCCAGACTTCCTCGAGGGAAACGTTGTCTCATGAGCCCAGAACATCAACTTCATCCATTTCTTCGCATCGATGTTGTTAGAGAACTGGTCGAGGTCAGAGTCTTTCTCGTAAGCAAAAACGTCTCCAGCAGTTTCTCCAGCAATAGATTCGTCTTGAGGAGCTTGTTGTCCATGGCCTGGAACGTCGTCTGAGACTGTCGAGTCCACGGTCGAGCGAGCTGACCGACTTCGCGATTACGATATTCGTCGGTATAGGTACCCATGGCCCCTACACCTGCGAAAGTCATAATGAGGGAAGGATTTGTCGCTGGTTATTGACTGATTTAGAGAGTGAAGAGAATTGAAGGGTAGAAAACAGCCATCGATCGTATATCTAAGAGCACGAGAATTTGGGGGGCCGATCGATCATAGATGACGAAATGATGTGCGCCTTCCATAGCGCGTTTCTCCGGCGGCGTGCCTTTTCTATTCACGTTTGGGTGCACGCTTCCTCCACCGTTTCCTCCGACATCACGCCAGATCGCAACTGTCATCCGCATTGAATGTCTGGTTTACTACACTGCTCACTCGTCACTTACAACTTTATCATCTTGCAATCTTTGCCAGCTCGGGTTGggccaagaagaatgcCGACAACATCGTATGAGCTCGCAGTCGACACTTGGACCGATACCGATTCGATTGAAATTACAAGTGCCTCCAACTTACGTATTGCTTCCTTCCCGCTTTCTTTCGTTCAAACAGGCGGAGACAACACTTGGCGCTACGTGCTGAAAGTAGTCGATCAACTAGTCGAAAAGGGATCTGATCAGCTCGGAGTCATTATTGACACGCATGGTGTGGCAGTTAGCTTAGATGATGCTCCATCGAGTGGACTGTATCACTACGAACAAACACGCAAGTCAATCTTGTTTCAATTCCCTCAAGCAATATGTATTAACATCACAGTCTCGTGCTAATGGGCTTCCAACTGTAGCATCTAGCGACAAGCTTGAGTTCTCTAGAGGACCAGAGTATTTCAGCCGCTTTCGACCGGTCAACCCTGAGGGTAGTTTCTCTACACGATCGGACTCCAAGGGGTCAAGTGATAACCAGGTACGTTTCATCGGCAATTCACAATTTTTCTTCGTCTACTGGTGCCACTGCTCTGACCCCATGGTTTTCTAAGTTTCGTATGGGCGTGGTGGCACGCGATGGTACTTGTCTTGTCACGGACGTGATGCACAGTTACTGTACGTCATGTCACATTGTCCCTCTCCGTCGGCCAGACGTAAGTGCGACCGGTACATCGTGGAGGCATCCACCCCAATTTCCGAGTATCGCTATATGCAGGCATTGCTTATTCCTCGTAAGGTATATCAACTTATCCTCGGTATCAATCGAGATCCTCCGCTATACAAAACTTCAGCCGGATTGCTGGTTCGGGATGACCTTCATCATGCATA contains:
- a CDS encoding hypothetical protein (Match to ESTs gb|CF189277.1|CF189277, gb|CF189278.1|CF189278); the encoded protein is MRQRFPRGSLDCLSRIWVFLDIDMTLIITDYRKTAGSLLSQDWELRDLIGIRKCKVQILNGIDGVLKACEIGCSTMLKTTASEMNGIFIGESSVVNYRGIYPKPMYGQFRGEAYLHQRSRCAFSQSYISLPKLGLPIIYPMASLREKSKVETKAEYAEFAAPLWKQFIIVVW